The following proteins come from a genomic window of Blastococcus sp. HT6-30:
- a CDS encoding hemerythrin domain-containing protein, translating into MSDFEITALVLAEHEVFRRDFTALDDLPAEELAAAWEALHAKLEVHAVAEEQLFYPLLAQEADGEQETAEGVHDHNEIRHAAAAVGEHEVGSDGWWEAVRNARQVNADHMAEEETDFFPPFKEAVDEGQREALGMQWLAFHDKHEEAEGLSGEDAEVEEVIATEVPEGDPSL; encoded by the coding sequence ATGTCCGACTTCGAAATCACCGCCCTGGTCCTGGCCGAGCACGAGGTCTTCCGGCGGGATTTCACCGCGCTCGATGACCTGCCCGCCGAGGAGCTCGCCGCCGCCTGGGAGGCGCTGCACGCCAAGCTCGAGGTGCACGCCGTGGCCGAGGAGCAGCTGTTCTACCCGCTGCTCGCCCAGGAGGCGGACGGCGAGCAGGAGACCGCGGAGGGCGTCCACGACCACAACGAGATCCGGCACGCCGCGGCCGCCGTCGGGGAGCACGAGGTCGGCAGCGATGGTTGGTGGGAGGCGGTGCGAAACGCGCGGCAGGTCAACGCCGACCACATGGCCGAGGAGGAGACGGACTTCTTTCCGCCCTTCAAGGAGGCTGTCGACGAGGGGCAGCGCGAGGCTCTCGGGATGCAGTGGCTGGCGTTCCATGACAAGCACGAGGAGGCCGAGGGGCTGTCCGGCGAAGACGCGGAGGTGGAAGAGGTGATCGCGACCGAGGTGCCGGAGGGTGACCCGTCCCTCTAG
- a CDS encoding HAD family phosphatase, which translates to MTVQRFLPLDLTAATTLLCDADGTLFPSEEPAYAASADVTNRFLAGLGAERAFAPEELQRMTNGKNFRAAAAQLATGYGRQLTRADLDGWVTEEKDVVTAHLRTVLRPDPAVQGPLERLSDRFALAAVTSSASSRLAACLEVTGLAALFDADRRFSAEDSLAKPTSKPDPAVYLHAGATLGVSPAEAVAVEDSVNGALSAVAAGYPTIGILQFVPGADRRERTEALREAGVAAVVESWADAERLLC; encoded by the coding sequence ATGACCGTCCAGCGATTCCTCCCTCTGGATCTGACCGCGGCGACCACTCTGCTCTGCGACGCCGACGGCACGCTGTTCCCCTCCGAGGAGCCGGCGTACGCGGCGTCCGCCGACGTCACCAACCGGTTCCTCGCTGGCCTGGGGGCGGAGCGGGCCTTCGCCCCGGAGGAGCTGCAGCGGATGACCAACGGCAAGAACTTCCGGGCCGCCGCCGCACAGCTCGCCACCGGCTACGGCCGGCAGCTCACCCGCGCCGATCTGGACGGCTGGGTGACCGAGGAGAAGGACGTCGTCACCGCCCACCTCCGCACAGTCCTGCGCCCCGACCCCGCGGTGCAGGGGCCGCTGGAGCGCCTGTCCGATCGGTTCGCCCTCGCGGCGGTCACCTCGAGCGCCTCGTCCCGCCTGGCCGCCTGTCTCGAGGTGACCGGCCTCGCCGCGCTCTTCGACGCCGATCGCAGGTTCAGCGCCGAGGACTCGCTGGCCAAACCGACCAGCAAGCCCGACCCGGCGGTCTACCTGCACGCCGGGGCCACGCTCGGGGTGAGCCCGGCCGAGGCGGTCGCCGTCGAGGACTCGGTGAACGGCGCCCTCTCGGCGGTGGCCGCCGGCTACCCGACAATCGGCATCCTGCAGTTCGTGCCGGGTGCCGACCGGCGGGAACGCACCGAGGCCCTGCGCGAGGCCGGGGTGGCCGCGGTCGTCGAGTCGTGGGCCGACGCGGAGCGACTGCTGTGCTGA